The following are encoded in a window of Castanea sativa cultivar Marrone di Chiusa Pesio chromosome 9, ASM4071231v1 genomic DNA:
- the LOC142610021 gene encoding homeobox-leucine zipper protein ATHB-22-like, whose translation MDWTGSLRPFVPRPEPSLNFLYNYNYDPYQGMEVKHPGMVDSGHGMLPAMEKNNFGSCQEKKKRLTSDQLDSLERSFQEEIKLDPDRKIKLSKELGLQPRQIAVWFQNRRARWKNKQLEHLYDALKQEYDAISREKQTLQEEVMKLKAMLQREQAARKQVSTGYTEISGEETVESTSVAINGCNNKPRGPGHHQITDCNFLFSVEEYNPVASSPAYWAGLTSYPS comes from the exons ATGGACTGGACTGGGAGCTTAAGACCCTTTGTTCCTCGACCAGAACCTTCTTTAAACTTCCTCTACAACTATAACTACGACCCATATCAAG GAATGGAGGTGAAGCATCCGGGAATGGTGGACTCGGGGCACGGGATGTTGCCAGCAATGGAGAAGAACAACTTTGGCAGCTGCCAGGAGAAGAAGAAGCGATTAACGAGTGATCAGCTAGATTCTCTTGAGAGAAGCTTCCAGGAGGAGATAAAGCTAGACCCTGATAGAAAGATCAAGCTGTCCAAGGAGCTCGGGCTGCAGCCTCGCCAAATTGCTGTTTGGTTCCAAAACAGGCGGGCTAGGTGGAAGAATAAGCAGCTCGAGCACCTATATGATGCGCTTAAGCAAGAGTATGATGCCATCTCTAGGGAGAAGCAGACACTTCAAGAAGAG GTTATGAAATTGAAAGCAATGCTGCAGAGAGAGCAAGCCGCGAGGAAACAAGTCTCAACGGGCTACACAGAAATCTCTGGGGAAGAGACAGTTGAGAGCACCTCTGTGGCCATTAATGGCTGCAATAACAAACCACGTGGACCCGGCCACCATCAAATTACGGACTGCAACTTTCTCTTCAGCGTCGAAGAGTATAACCCTGTAGCATCATCACCAGCTTACTGGGCTGGTCTGACTTCTTATCCCTCGTAA